One segment of Neobacillus endophyticus DNA contains the following:
- a CDS encoding low temperature requirement protein A, giving the protein MEEKKVTWLELFEDLLFVAAVSTATRVLFHVEGGNIPFEYLMKFILIFIPIWWAWTGQTMFTNRFGQDLLHQRMFMITQMFFVLIMISSLSVDFNQYYLPFLIGYVGLRSLTAIQYLVVQRLEQGEAKIVSKFLGTYFWIGIFISFLSIFFYTWVRYMVLYTGILVDMFIPIFGRIHLAKFPTHTAHLLERYSLLTLILFGESVVNIISVLEPQKGKWDSILFSICSFIVIVAMWWQYFDNVEKRVNKSVKGTGQTIVYGHLLILMSLSSIAASIKLMFLKELNYSFMLYFIFGSVLLYFIATTIVFHQYRQIQHRLKLYHLGGFLAILTAFFSINLIIVMPNIVIMGELALFFSIYAKVTTI; this is encoded by the coding sequence ATGGAAGAAAAGAAAGTGACTTGGTTAGAGCTTTTTGAAGATCTGCTGTTTGTAGCGGCAGTTTCTACGGCCACACGTGTTTTATTTCATGTAGAAGGTGGAAATATTCCTTTTGAATATCTAATGAAATTTATCTTGATATTTATTCCCATCTGGTGGGCTTGGACTGGACAAACGATGTTCACTAACAGGTTTGGCCAAGATCTTTTGCATCAGCGAATGTTCATGATCACACAAATGTTCTTTGTTTTGATTATGATTTCGAGCTTATCAGTGGATTTTAATCAGTATTATCTTCCTTTTCTGATCGGGTATGTTGGATTAAGATCGCTAACAGCGATACAGTATCTCGTTGTCCAACGTCTGGAGCAAGGCGAGGCAAAAATAGTATCGAAATTCTTAGGAACCTACTTTTGGATAGGAATTTTCATTTCGTTTCTCTCGATCTTCTTTTATACATGGGTTCGATATATGGTGCTGTACACTGGAATACTTGTTGACATGTTTATTCCTATATTTGGTCGAATACACCTAGCAAAATTTCCAACCCATACAGCTCATTTATTAGAGCGTTATTCTCTATTGACCTTGATTCTTTTTGGAGAATCAGTTGTTAACATCATTTCTGTGCTCGAGCCACAGAAAGGGAAATGGGATTCCATATTATTTTCTATTTGTTCATTCATCGTCATAGTCGCAATGTGGTGGCAGTATTTTGATAATGTGGAAAAGAGGGTGAATAAATCGGTTAAAGGGACAGGACAAACCATCGTATATGGACACTTATTAATCCTTATGTCTTTGAGCAGCATTGCTGCGTCGATTAAGCTCATGTTTTTAAAAGAATTGAATTACTCATTTATGCTATATTTCATTTTCGGTTCTGTGCTGCTTTATTTCATTGCGACCACCATTGTGTTTCATCAATATAGGCAAATACAACACCGCTTGAAACTGTATCATTTAGGAGGATTTCTTGCCATTTTAACTGCCTTTTTTTCCATTAATCTCATAATAGTAATGCCAAATATCGTGATTATGGGAGAACTGGCACTTTTTTTTAGTATTTACGCCAAAGTCACAACTATTTAA